Genomic segment of Luteolibacter arcticus:
GCGTCGATCTCGGTCCAATCACCGCCGGCCGCGTCATTGATGCGGGAGATCAGCGAAGCCGGCCGGTAGCGCGAGAACTTCGCCTCGAAATTTCCCAGCCACTCGAGTGCCTGTGCGGCAAAAGCGAGGGCGGCCCGGTCGTCCTCCAGCTGGAACCTGACCGAGCAATTCGTCCCCAACGCCCGGAACTCCAGCCGGCGGACACCTTGCGGGTCCGGCTGGAGTGGAAGAGCGGGTGGGGCGGAAGTCATCGGGCTAAAATGCTGCGTGAATCCCGAAAGTCCAGATGTCGGCATCTGCGTAGGCTTGGTCCGGGGACCGTTCCGAGGGTCCCCCGGTGCCGCCCATGACGTAGCGCTCGTAGGCGGCGGAGAGCCCGAAATGGTCGTTGAACTGGTAGTTCAACCTCAGGCCACCGCTGATGGAGTCAAAGGACGAAAGGCGATAGTCGGCAGAGTAGTTCGGGCCGCTTCCATCGGGAAAGGTCGGCGGCTTGCCGGAAAATCCATCCAGTGAGTTCGTGAAGAAGTCGGCGGCGTCCTGATGGTAGTAGCGGATGAAGGGCACCGCTTGGAAGTGATCGCCGATTTCCTGCCGCCATTCGATCTGCACCGTCTGGGAAAGGATGCCGAAGTCATCGTGGGAGAATCGCACCACGCCATCCAGCGCGGCGTCCAGCGGCTCGAAGTAGTGCCTCGCACCCAGTCGCAGCACCTGGCGGAATCGTGAGTCGGGCCGGTTCTCGCGGAAGACATTGACGACAGGGATCTCGATCGGGCCGCCGGGGCCGGGGATGATGATGACCGTGGTTCGCTGCACGAGCTTGTAGGGGTCGTTCAGGTAACCCTCTGCATAGCCGAGCGTGAGGTTTGCGGAGACCATGGTGTCCTTGCCGAGGATCTGGCTGACGCCGGTGAAGAGGTCGTAGCTGTTCTTGTCCTGATCGCCGAGGCCCGCGACCGCCACGTCGTCATCGAGGTAATTGAAGCCGAAGCGGAGCGTCGTGTTTTTCTGGTTCAGCTCCCAGGTGTCGGTCAGTGCCACCCCGCGGGAAATGTAGTCGTCCTCGCTGCTGTAGGAGAACTCGATCTCGGCCCGGTGATCGCCGAATTGCCGCGAAACCGCGCCGAGAATGCCTTCGCGCACGTCCTCGAGCTGCGCGTAAAACGGCTGCACGCTGCCCGGGAGAACTCCGGTCGGGGAGGCGCCGCTGATTGCGTCGTGGATGTATTGGAAGCGAATCGCGGTCTCGTCGTTCAGCTCAATGCGCCCTCGCAGATACTCGGCCTCCACGCGGATGCGGTTGTCGTCCTCCTGGTAGAGTTGGTAGCCGTAGTCGTACTCCTGGGCCGGGATTTCGATTTCCCCCTCCGCCCTCAGGGTGGGGGACAGCAGGGTAGCGAGGAGTAGCGGTGGTCGGGCGCGCATCGTGACGGTTTTCCAAGCGGCAGTTGTTCCAATTCTGAACGCTTGGTTGACCATTTATCGAAATGAACTTCCGAAAGCAAACCATCGTGCGAAGCGGCGCAAGTTCGCCAGGTTTCCTTTCGTTTTGGTCGGGTTAAACCCATGAAGATCCTGCTGACTGCCGTTGTTTCCCTTTCTGCCGTGCTGGCTGCAGCCGCGGCGGAGCCCAAGCGCATCCTCTTCCTTGCCGGGGATAACAGCCACGCGTGGGGCCAGCACAAGCACCTCGCGGGCAGCACCTTGCTGGGTGATTCGCTGGAGGAAACGCCGGGCATCGCGGCAAAGGTCGTCACCGCCTGGCCGGACGCCGCGACCCTGGCAAAGGCGGATGCGCTGGTGATCTATGCCGATGGCTGGCACGCCCACCCGGCGAATGACAAGCTGGCCGAGCTCGAGGCCTTCATGAATGCGGGGAAGGGGCTGGTCGCCCTGCACTGGGCCACCGGCATCCAAGCGGCCGATCCGGAAGCGAAGGAGCAGGGCGGAGACCCCCGTCGCAAGCAATGGCGGGAGCTGATGGGCGCAGACTTCGAGGCCTACCATGCAATCAGTAATTTCTGGAAGACCGACTTCGCCGGGGCGCTGGGCCACCCGGTCTCGCGGGGCGTGAAGCCGTTTTTACTCTACGACGAGTGCTACTTCCACCTGCGGGAGAGCGACTCCGCAAAGGTCGAGCGCATTTGGAAAGTCCAGCCGCCGGCGGAAACCATCGAGCCCGGCCTTTCACCGTATCGGGGCAACGACCACGCCCGTGCCTCGCTCCATGAGCGGAAGGAAGAGCAGTATGTCGCCTGGACCTTCCCGCGGCCGAAGGGCGGTCGCGCCTTCGGCTTCACCGGCGGGCACTTCCATTGGAGCTGGGCGAAGGACGACGCCCGCAAGCTGGTCGTCAATGGCATCCTCTGGAGCGCCGGTGGCGAGATCCCCGCCCGAGGCCTCGAGTCCAAGACGCCGGACGCCAAGCGGATGATGGCCGGCCTGCCGGACAAGAACCCCGACTGGACCGAGGCCGCGCTCCAAAAGGCGCTCGACCGCGCGGCGAAGGGCGAGACCGTGCCGTGGCTCGATTTCGCCAACAAGCCGCTGCCGGAGTGAGGGCGTGGGAAAATGGTGTTAGGTTTGCTGACCTGTTCCGGAGGGCATGAAGCACCCGCTCCCGCTTTGGTGAGAATCGTGGTCGTCATGCAGCCTCGATCTTCTCTCCATATATCGGGCCTTCAGCCCTCCCGATGGTCTACGTGGCAACCCCGCACGTTGGGCGGGGCTGAGGGATCGCGCCCCGTTTGGGGCTGAAGAAACACGAGGATGGCACCTTAGTGGACGATAGGGTCTCCCGTGGGGCTGACGACCACGAGGGGGCGCTTCCTTGATCTGAGGTGAACTAACAGATCTGGCGGAGGGCACAAAAAAAGCCGGACCCCGTGAGGAGTCCGGCTCTCCGCAAATGAATGCGGGGAAATGGAGGAAATCAGGCGCGGCTGATGTAGCTGCCGTCTTCGGTCTTGATGATGAGCTTCTCGCCTGGATTGATGAAGAGCGGGACCTGAACGACGAGGCCGGTTTCCATGGTGGCCGACTTGTAGGCGTTGTTGGCGGAGTCGCCCTTCACGCCTTCCGGCGATTCGGTGACGATCATTTCCATCGAAGGAGGCAGCTCGATATCGGCGACGAGGCCGTCGGCGAAGAGGAGGGTGTAGGTGTTGCCCTCGATGAGATAATTGCGCACGGCGTCGATGATGTCGTCATGGATCGCGACGTCATCGTAGGTCTCGTTGTGGAGGAAGTGGTAACCACCGGAATCCTTGTAGGAGTACTCGTGAGGGATCCGCTCGAGCAGCACCGAGTCCATCGAGTCGTTCGAGGTCAGGCGGAGGTTGGAGACCTTCTTGTTGCTGACGCTGCGGATCGACATGACCACGTAGGAGGCCATCCGCGGCGGCGTCTTGAGTTCGTGGGAAATCACGACGCAGACGTCGTTGTTGTGACGGACGGCGTGTCCCTTGCGGAGGTTGATTGCGGGCGTGCTGGCCATGATGTGGACGGGCGGAATAGGCGGAGAGAAGGCCGCGTGCAAGCGTGGAGTGCCTGCGGGAATCCAGCGGCCGAGGTACGAGGAAGAGAGTATCCCGCGGCAGACTGCCAGCCGCGCAAGGGGACAGCTATTCCCGGGATCGGCAGAGGAATCTGTCTGACATCTCGGGTGTTCGGGTGTTTCTTGTGATGTAAGGCTTTTGTGTCAAGGGGGTTATGATTTCCTTGGTAAACGCGTAGGTTCACGGATTTGCAGCGAGGCGCTACACCTTGCCGCTGGATGGCGATTTTTCCCCGTCATCCAGCAACCCAAGAACCTATGAAACCCAGTTCGCATCGAATTCTTCCCCATACGCTTGTTGTCTGCGCCGCTCCCTTACTCGCTTCCCTCTCCGCCAACGGCCACGTCGTCTCGACCAACGAGTCCAATAAAACCGGCGCGTGGACCCTGCCCGCCGGCCCCAACCTCCTGACAGGCGTCACGCCCTCGCCGGCGACCGTGGCGGTTCACGAGGTATCCAACGAGAATTGGAGCACGGTGATCGATGGCACGCTCGGCGATGTGCTGGGCTCGCCGGGGACCAGTTGCACGCCGAGCAATGGCGATACCGTCACCTTTCCCCTGGACCTGACCGGGCATCCGGGTGGCCGGAATATCACTTCGTTCGACTCCTACTGCACGTGGGTCAACGGCGGCCGGGACAACCAGGACTACACCCTCCAGTACTCGACGGTGGCCAATCCGGCGGTCTTCATCAACATCCACACGCCGCGCCTTCAAACGCAGACCACGGGGGGAGATCGCTCGACCCACCAGCGTCTGACCGACACCTCGGGATTCCTGGCGACTGGCGTGCACTCGATCCGGCTCATTTTCAATGCGCAGGAGAATGGCTACGTCGGCTACCGCGAGTTCGTGCTGCAGGACGCGGCCTCCGTCGTTTGTGTCTCCAACGAGAAGAACAACGACAACGTGTGGATCCTGCCGCCCGGTCCCAATCTCCTCACCGCTCCGGTCACGACGCCGGCGGTGCACGAGGATTCATCGAACACTTGGGAAACCACCCTCGACGGCAGCGTGGGCAACCACAACTCGACGGCGTCGAGCGTGACTCCCACCGATGGCTCTTCGGTCGTATTTCCCTTGGATTTGGCCGGGCATCCGGGAGGGCGGAATTTGGTCTCCTTCGACTCCTATGCCGCTTGGTCCAGCGATGGCCGCGATGACCAGCACTACACGCTGGAGTATTCCACGGTGGGGGATCCTGCGACTTTCCTTCCCATCACCGCGGTGGCCGCCCACAGCGAGTATGTGAACGGTCCACGGCGTGCCACCCATTCCCGGATCACCTCAAGTACCGGCACCTTGGCAACCGGGGTTCACTCCGTCCGCCTGACGTTCAACGGGCAGGAAAACGGCTTCGAAGGCTACCGCGAATTCATCGCCCGCGACAGCCCGTTGCCGGTGGTTCTCACGCATGAGTCTAACAACACGGATGCCTGGACGCTGCCGATTGGCACGAACCTGCTGAGCAACACCCTGCCAAAGACGCCGCCCACTGCCGACGGCTTCAACCACGGCAATGGCGACATCACGAACTCGGATTGGACGATCCTTACCGACGGCCTGCTAGGCACCCCGGGAAACCAATTCAGCTCCGTGGCACCCTTGAACGGGGCCTCGGTGATTCTCCCGCTGGATACCTCGGCGAATACCAATGGCTACAACATCAGTTCGTTCGACTCCTACTGCTCATGGGGCAACAGCGGGCGCGACGATCAGAACTACACGATCTCTTACTCGGTCGTGGGGAGCGAGGCAACGTTCATCCCGCTTCAGGTCGTGGTGAACCACACCATTGATCCGACCAATTCGACCCACACCCGGCTGACCGCCGCCTCCGGATTCCTTGCCACCAATGTGGCGGCCGTGAAGATCGATTTCCAAGGTCAGGAGAACGGCTACACCGGCTTCCGCGAGTTCATCGCGCTGGGCAGCGCCGTGCCGTTGGCCGGCTCGTTGACTTGGTCGGGAACAGGCAGCGCCAACTGGATCAACGGTCCGGACAACAACTGGAAGGACGGCACCAGCGGCTTACCGGCGAACTTCACCAGCCTGGCTCCGCTCACCTTCGACAGCACGGGCATCAATCCGAACATCAACCTCCCGGCTGCGCTGACGGCCGCGGACGTGACCTTCGTCAATGATGCCGCGCACCCCTACACCTTCGGCGGAGCAGCGCTCACCGTGACCAACGGGCTGACGCTTTCCGGGGCAGGCAACGCTTCGTTCGGCAATTCCGTGCAGGCCGCTAGCATCACGGTCTCCGGCACCGGCAACCTGACGCTTGCGGGCAGCAACTCCTCGCTGACTGGGATCGCCTTGGTAAGCAATGGCACGCTGACCCTTGCAAGCAATGATGCACTCGGTGCCGCGTCGCTGGTCCTCACGGGAGGCACTGCCAGTTTCACCTCCGCCCTGCCGAGCGTGAGCAGCCTCTCGGGAACGAGTGGAGCGATCACGCTGGGTAACGCTGCGACCTCCGCCGACACGGATCTCCAGATCAATGTGGCCACAGCGCTAAGCTATGCCGGATCGATCAGCGACGCTTCCGGCACCGCGAATGGCAGGCTGACCAAGAGTGGCTCGGACATCTTGACCTTGAGTGGAACGAATTCCTACACCGGACCCACCACCGTGACCGACGGGACGCTCCGGCTGAACAACCGGCTCTCGCTCTACAACGGCAACACCGCTGCCTGGACCGCGTCGAACATCCTGATCCAGGGTTTCTCCGAGCTCAACTTGCGGGTCGGAGGTGCCGGTGAATTCACAGGGACCGACGTGGCTGCGCTGAATACCGGAGGCTTCGATGCGGATGCCATCCTGAGCCTCGACACCACGAGCGGGAACTACGAGATATCCTCGAGTATCGGCGGGAGCATCGACATCCTGAAGAAAGGCCCCAACACGCTGACGCTCTCCGGCAGCAATACCTTCACCGGCAGCCTCGTGGTGACTCAAGGGACCATCGCGGCGGCGAATCCTTCCGGCACTTCACTTCCGGGCGATCTGGAGGTGGGTAATTCCACTTCCAACGCATGGGTGAACATGCTCGCCAGCAACCAATTCGGCCCGACCTCGCTGATCCGCTTCGACACCGGTCCGGGCACGATCAATGGCAAGGTGCAGCTCCGCGGCACCAACCAGACCGTCGCCGGCCTGGAGAGCTTCACCAATAACCGGATCGCCATCATCCAGAACGATGAGACCACGACTCCGGGTTACACGGTCAACCCGGGACCCGCCACCCTGACGATCAACACGCCTGTGGACGCGGAGTACACCTTCCACGGCATCATCCGCAATCAGGACGGTGGTGCGGTGTCACTGGTCAAGACCGGTCCCGGCAGACAGGAACTCATCAATGCCGCGATCCAAGGCCATAGCTACAACGGTCCGACCACGATCTCGGAGGGTACTTTCCGGCTGAACTTCTCGGGTGGGAACTCGGGCTTCAACTCGAACATCACCATCGAGGAGGACGGGATCTTCAACCTCCACTCGACGGGCACCGGCTATGACTTCAATCCGATCATCTCGGGTGAGGGAAGTCTGCTGGTGACGGGCGGTATTCCGGCGGCTCTGACCAATGGATTGAATTCCTGGACCGGGGGCACGACGGTCGATGGGGGATTCTTTGCCCTCAAGACCGTCAATGGGGACGACATCGGCCAAGGGAACGCCCCCGGCCAGACTTGCGTCGGTGGAGCCATGACTCCGCTGAACGTGATCAACGTGATCAATGAGGGAACGCTGTCGCTGGACAATGCGGCACCTCTCGGGAATTCGCCGGTCTTGCCGCAATTCGCTCCGACCATCCTCATCAACGAGGGCTGCAAGCTCTACGGC
This window contains:
- a CDS encoding ThuA domain-containing protein; translated protein: MKILLTAVVSLSAVLAAAAAEPKRILFLAGDNSHAWGQHKHLAGSTLLGDSLEETPGIAAKVVTAWPDAATLAKADALVIYADGWHAHPANDKLAELEAFMNAGKGLVALHWATGIQAADPEAKEQGGDPRRKQWRELMGADFEAYHAISNFWKTDFAGALGHPVSRGVKPFLLYDECYFHLRESDSAKVERIWKVQPPAETIEPGLSPYRGNDHARASLHERKEEQYVAWTFPRPKGGRAFGFTGGHFHWSWAKDDARKLVVNGILWSAGGEIPARGLESKTPDAKRMMAGLPDKNPDWTEAALQKALDRAAKGETVPWLDFANKPLPE
- a CDS encoding elongation factor P, with protein sequence MASTPAINLRKGHAVRHNNDVCVVISHELKTPPRMASYVVMSIRSVSNKKVSNLRLTSNDSMDSVLLERIPHEYSYKDSGGYHFLHNETYDDVAIHDDIIDAVRNYLIEGNTYTLLFADGLVADIELPPSMEMIVTESPEGVKGDSANNAYKSATMETGLVVQVPLFINPGEKLIIKTEDGSYISRA
- a CDS encoding DUF3570 domain-containing protein, which gives rise to MRARPPLLLATLLSPTLRAEGEIEIPAQEYDYGYQLYQEDDNRIRVEAEYLRGRIELNDETAIRFQYIHDAISGASPTGVLPGSVQPFYAQLEDVREGILGAVSRQFGDHRAEIEFSYSSEDDYISRGVALTDTWELNQKNTTLRFGFNYLDDDVAVAGLGDQDKNSYDLFTGVSQILGKDTMVSANLTLGYAEGYLNDPYKLVQRTTVIIIPGPGGPIEIPVVNVFRENRPDSRFRQVLRLGARHYFEPLDAALDGVVRFSHDDFGILSQTVQIEWRQEIGDHFQAVPFIRYYHQDAADFFTNSLDGFSGKPPTFPDGSGPNYSADYRLSSFDSISGGLRLNYQFNDHFGLSAAYERYVMGGTGGPSERSPDQAYADADIWTFGIHAAF
- a CDS encoding beta strand repeat-containing protein; the protein is MKPSSHRILPHTLVVCAAPLLASLSANGHVVSTNESNKTGAWTLPAGPNLLTGVTPSPATVAVHEVSNENWSTVIDGTLGDVLGSPGTSCTPSNGDTVTFPLDLTGHPGGRNITSFDSYCTWVNGGRDNQDYTLQYSTVANPAVFINIHTPRLQTQTTGGDRSTHQRLTDTSGFLATGVHSIRLIFNAQENGYVGYREFVLQDAASVVCVSNEKNNDNVWILPPGPNLLTAPVTTPAVHEDSSNTWETTLDGSVGNHNSTASSVTPTDGSSVVFPLDLAGHPGGRNLVSFDSYAAWSSDGRDDQHYTLEYSTVGDPATFLPITAVAAHSEYVNGPRRATHSRITSSTGTLATGVHSVRLTFNGQENGFEGYREFIARDSPLPVVLTHESNNTDAWTLPIGTNLLSNTLPKTPPTADGFNHGNGDITNSDWTILTDGLLGTPGNQFSSVAPLNGASVILPLDTSANTNGYNISSFDSYCSWGNSGRDDQNYTISYSVVGSEATFIPLQVVVNHTIDPTNSTHTRLTAASGFLATNVAAVKIDFQGQENGYTGFREFIALGSAVPLAGSLTWSGTGSANWINGPDNNWKDGTSGLPANFTSLAPLTFDSTGINPNINLPAALTAADVTFVNDAAHPYTFGGAALTVTNGLTLSGAGNASFGNSVQAASITVSGTGNLTLAGSNSSLTGIALVSNGTLTLASNDALGAASLVLTGGTASFTSALPSVSSLSGTSGAITLGNAATSADTDLQINVATALSYAGSISDASGTANGRLTKSGSDILTLSGTNSYTGPTTVTDGTLRLNNRLSLYNGNTAAWTASNILIQGFSELNLRVGGAGEFTGTDVAALNTGGFDADAILSLDTTSGNYEISSSIGGSIDILKKGPNTLTLSGSNTFTGSLVVTQGTIAAANPSGTSLPGDLEVGNSTSNAWVNMLASNQFGPTSLIRFDTGPGTINGKVQLRGTNQTVAGLESFTNNRIAIIQNDETTTPGYTVNPGPATLTINTPVDAEYTFHGIIRNQDGGAVSLVKTGPGRQELINAAIQGHSYNGPTTISEGTFRLNFSGGNSGFNSNITIEEDGIFNLHSTGTGYDFNPIISGEGSLLVTGGIPAALTNGLNSWTGGTTVDGGFFALKTVNGDDIGQGNAPGQTCVGGAMTPLNVINVINEGTLSLDNAAPLGNSPVLPQFAPTILINEGCKLYGGTNTVAFVSNITLDGGEIDLTNGAATGAFNTNLCFVGTLVVGGSSILPSSIFTSGTGDNANASLGSAGLPGTVFQVANVTGNADADLTVSSILRNVGSAVSPLTKTGPGTMTLTGANVYTGDTTVSGGELVVNGVSIADTNKLVLDGGKLGLTANETVGTLFFGGAQQLAGTYGSTDSTATNKNNDRFSGSGVLTVTSGPGVSYESWASIIPNPADRDRTDDPDGDGFENLEEFLFGTSPIATTGSLAQVEKTGSGMIVRWNQRATGSSVYALQENTTLVSPWPASPATISNDPVQDVPNYVRKQAVIPVDSVRKFVRVEATE